One window of the Solanum stenotomum isolate F172 chromosome 11, ASM1918654v1, whole genome shotgun sequence genome contains the following:
- the LOC125845597 gene encoding uncharacterized protein LOC125845597: MFQQIGSTVGSWTHKKIVDPLLQILRRGAEPKQLAFSGALGATLGLFPICGVAVFLCGVAIAVLGSLCHAPTVLLVNFIVTPIELSLVIPFLRLGEYVSGGPHFALTSDALKKVFTGKASWEVLMSIYHALLGWLVAVPFILAGVYILFLPCFTILVRKFSSLPPSKITSVPSSPKRAVPPSPRKVVQPLTEVRVKVRDV; this comes from the exons ATGTTCCAACAGATTGGATCCACAGTGGGTTCTTGGACTCACAAGAAGATCGTCGATCCTCTTCTCCAAATCCTCCGCAG GGGTGCAGAGCCAAAACAATTGGCATTCTCTGGGGCTCTTGGTGCTACATTGGGTCTCTTTCCCATCTGTG GGGTTGCTGTGTTTCTATGTGGCGTAGCTATTGCAGTACTTGGATCCTTGTGTCATGCACCAACTGTGTTGTTGGTCAACTTCATTGTAACTCCCATTGAGCTCAG TTTGGTGATTCCTTTCCTACGTTTAGGTGAATATGTGAGTGGTGGACCTCATTTTGCTTTGACCTCAGATGCATTAAAGAAGGTTTTCACTGGTAAAGCTTCGTGGGAAGTCTTGATGAGCATTTACCATGCG TTGTTGGGCTGGCTTGTTGCTGTACCATTCATCCTGGCAGGGGTTTATATACTATTTTTGCCATGTTTTACAATCTTGGTTCGTAAATTCAGTAGCCTTCCGCCAAGCAAAATCACAAGTGTTCCTTCAAGCCCCAAGAGAGCTGTTCCTCCAAGCCCAAGAAAAGTTGTTCAACCCCTTACAGAAGTCAGGGTTAAAGTGAGGGATGTTTAA